The nucleotide sequence CAAAGTGTTGGGTTTTTGCTGATCTGAAAACTGAAATTGCATTGATAGGCATGAACAagcctcctccacccccccaaGGTCGTTACACACCCAGTCCCACTGTGTGACTCCAGCACATTGGCTGAGCGTCTCTCCACAGTGACGCGGTAGCATGACTGCTCTGTGCTCTGCAGCTGGGAGTCCCCAGAGACGCAGCTGAAGCCCCCCACCGGGAAGATGGCACCAGAGAACCCAGGAAGGCAGTTTTGCTCAAGCACGGGCTGGCCCCTTTGTCCACACAAGGACCCACCTTCCCAGCTTTGCCACGGGCATCTCTGCTTCTGTCATAGGGGCGTGGCCTTTACTCTGCCTGACTCACTGAGACCACCCTACTCCCCACTCCTCACCGCCGCAAATCATGAATCCTGACACCAAAAGTCCCATACTCCTACAAAAGTCCCACCAGTATTTTACTTAGGCGGGCGTAGGAGGTGCTGGCTGGGTGGCCAGGTCTCAGCTTTTGGAGAAAagtggaggctggaggggagacATGGGCCTGGTGGGAAATCAAGGTACCGAGCCAAACGGTGCAGGAAAAAGGCAGCTGCCCCACGTGAGGCCAGGTCTGAGAAGTGCACCAGATCCTAGCCGGCCAGTGGAAAGCCTTTGTAAGCTCAGTCCCATGAATTCGTGGCTTTAGTTTTTTAACCGCAAAAACACTCACTCAGACCAGCTTAAGTCCTGAGGGCCCCCTGCTGCAGATACGCCACCCCTCCTGTTCAGCTACTACACCATGACTCGGCTGTTTCTTCCTGGGGCTGGTTAGCAAGATCCAGTCTGAGCTCCCCGTCTTCTCCTCAGGGCCACGGAGGACACACCTGCCACCACCCCACCACCCATGAACCCTGAGGAAGGGGATGAAGGTCCTGGGACGCCCCGgccatcttcccctccctctcagcAGGGAATGTGCAGCCCAGTGAACGCGGCTGGAATGATCACGGGCACCAGCTCCACCTTCCTCTCCTGATGGTCACGGGACCTCCACCACTGTCTGAGCAGCAAAACGTAAGGAATGCTTCCCCTTCCAGAAGCAATGTGAGAAAGTGAGCAGCATCTGAACTAAAGAGGTATTTGTCCGAGAGTTTCTAGCAGGAATGTCTGTGAAAGTAACTGGGGTTTGCAAAACCTGTGGCGGGAACACGCCCGCATGGGGTAGAAGGGGGAGCCGCCTCCGGTGCCAgcagagggcaggaggaaggacggatggacggatggggAAAAAGACCGACTGCTCAGCGGTGAAGTATAAGGACCCACAATAGCCCTGGCCACGTTCCTGGCAAAGCACTTCACTGGCCCCCCATGGCCCCCCAACCTCTTCGGCCGCTGGAGCCAGCTCTGGGCAGGGGGCCCCTCTCCACGGTGCTCTGTGCCTTTCCGCTGCACACGCTTCCTCCAGGCTCCTGCACACCGACGCCAGGCCCCCACAGCCTCCCACTCAATGCGTCCTGAGCACAGGCCTGGCGCATCTCCCCGGAGACTCCTGAGCGCTGCACAGTGGTTTGTCCTGATTGAAACCTGACAGACATCCTCTCTTCCCACCTGTCCCCcaccctcagaaaaaaaaaaaatcaaaccattaCAGAAATCAACGTGGTAAAAAGTTATAAATCAGAAAGCTAACCCTAAACTTATCTGAAAGATAATATTCCTGAATAATCATAatcagagtaaaataaaataaaaaaagttacacTGTAAGGTATAAAAAGCCTGGGCAAGATGCTCCTGGGGGGCCTTGCCCAGAGGCAATCAGACCCCTGCCCCCGCCAGCTCTCCCACGGGGGGCTGTGGACACCTGCGGCTCCGTGGGCAGTCTCTCCACCGGGAGGGAGCACTCTGCGCCCCACCCACGTGGGGACATAGTgtcagggagaggaagggcaggggcagaaatgCATCAGTGCTGGGGGGTTTCCGGACGATGAGCCTGGGCCCCCCTGTCTTCTTTGGCAAATACACAGATGCAggaacccaggcgcccccagcaccCAGGGTCTCTGTGCTCGTCCTCCATGCCGCCTCCTCCCCGGCCCTCCACCCACCGAAGCGGCTGAGGCGGGGTGGGCTGGCGGTCGGGTGCAGGGGTCAGCAGTCTGGGGAGCGCGGGCAGGCAACACAAAGCTCAAATCTTCTTCCCTGGCACAGTGTCGGCATGGGGGCCGGGTGCTCCCGGCCAGCCCACTCAGGCGTCGTACTTTTTACCAGTCCGGTGGATGTGCTGGAAGAGGGTCATGGAGAAGGCCATGCCCAGGATCTGAAAGACATGGGGGGAGGGCCTTGACTGGAAGCCCCAGGGCAAGCGGAGACACCCATTTGTGTGCTGGAAAACTGCTGGCAGGTGGGAGACAATGGCGGCAGAGAAGGTCACACACAGATGAGCTCAGCCCCTCGGAGCTGTTTGTACAGAAAATCATaaacctctctgaggctcacgAGTCTGCCTATTTCAGGGCTTTGTTGTGAGGACCGAAAGCACGAAGGACCCGGCCCGAAGTGGTAGCTACCAGGCAACTGAGGTGGCGGTGGGAAGGCGACAGGAACGTTAGAAACCCAAGCCGTGCCCCTCCATTTGGTGCTGAAACACAGGACATGATGTTCACCACTGATGTGCTTACGACATTAACGCTCCTCTGTGTTCCCTCAACTCCTGAATCCTGAAGGGGGTGGTGGCCCAGAGCAGCGCAGGAGGAAGCCAGCCTGGGGCCTCACGGTCACCACAGGTAGTGTGCTGTGGGCACACGGCACAAAGCAAGGGCCAGGAGACACTGAATGACTCTCTTGGCTCTACAGGACTCAGGGTTTGGGTGTAACTGGAGGAGATGCTGGCTGGTGACGCTCTAGTTTGGGCCTGAGCACAGTCAGCCAAGAGGTGGCCCTTTCTCAGTACTGAATAGCATCTTGCCCCTGTGTGCacagctcaggtcagagctctgCACAAGTGACTGCGGGCTTGTCTGCTGAGCTTGAAAGCTCTTGAATGAGTGAGACACAATCAGAcccccccccgtcccccagaCCCAAGAGATTAGGGCAAGAAAGATGCAGGATGCCAGCCATCTTCCTGTGGATCAGCCAGTCAAGTTCAAGTGCTCCAGGGGGAATCAGGCACTGAAGACCCCTGCTCACCCCAGGTTGGAGCCATACATAAATGGACCAAGGAGGGGGTCGGGAAATGCTCATCCCCAGAAAGGTCAGGGGACTCTTGCTCCCCACCAGCAATGCTGGCCTCATCTTTAGGAAGGTAGGCAGGGACCTCCTCCTGGTCCCCCTCTACCGTCTATGCTAGGGCTTGCAAAGTGCGGCTGCCCACTGAATGCTCACTAGGAACAGCTAACACCTACTGAGCACATCCTCGCTGCCTGGTACTGCTCTATGCCCTGTTACATGGATGGGGCTCACTTAATGCTAAGAAGTGGCATGATGATCATGCTCATTACACTGACGTGGAAATTAAGGCACAGACGCTAAGCAACCTGCCCGGCTCATCTATATCTACCAGGTGCCGAGGCCAGATGGACACCCACAGAGTGTGAGCCTATGCTCACAGTTACCTGAGGACCTGGGTTCAGTCATTCCCAGGGTAAGTGTCCCTGTGAAGTAGCAAACCCACATGGATCCGTGCGAAGCTGGGCCCAGGCTCGGAACGGATGCCCAGGAAGCAGTGCCCTACTGGGTTGGGACAGGCATTGGGACAGAAGGCCTCgggacagagcagagcaggacAGCACACGGGCTTCAGGCTCCGAGGTCAGCTATTtagtgcatgtgcacatgtgctttGTTTCTGCCTCTGGCTCAGGTGCAGCCAGGGAGCTGCGAGGCGCCGAACAGCCCTCTTACCTGCATGATAAGGATGCACATCCCCACCGTGCCAAGCACGTGCTTATTGTCATCAAACCACGTCTTCACCTTTTCATAGCAGCCCTAGGGAGCAAGGACCACAGGTTAAGGCACCCACAGGACTGTGAGTGCCCTTCCCGCCCACCCCCCGATTCACATCCCCTTCCGTCCCTTGTCCTTgctctttcctcctgcccctctctaaCCCTCAGCTGCTCTGACTTTTGAGCAAGCCCCGCCCTCCCCAGTCCACCCAGCGATCCACTTACAGGGCCCCACTGCACAGCTGCGGACCCCACCCTCTGACACTCCCAACTGCGGGTCCAGCCCTCCCCCTGGCCACCTTTTGGCTTCAGTCCTGTGCATCCCTCATCCCAATTCCTTCCTGTCCCAGGCGACCCTCCCCTGCAGGTGTCCCCCACGCAGGCTTCTGGGAGGGGGACCTGGGGAAGCAGCTTCCGGCCTCACCGTTGTCCACAGGAGGGTGGTGGTGTTGCGCCCGCAGCCCTGGGAGTTCTCCATGCAGCAGCGGTCGGGCACCGTGTTCTCCCCCAGCACTGGGTACCAGTCTGTGTAGTCAGTGACGCCACAGCAGCGCATCTGCGGGTGGGAAGGCACAGGCTCAGACACGCCCCCCCCCAGCGgtcctcctctgtgccccctctGCCTGCACCAGCCTGGCCTCATGAAAGCTGCCTCCGTGCTGTTCAGCAGAGGAGACAAAGGCCTCCTTCTTGTCCCCGCTTTGGGCCTCAGCTGGGCCCGAAAGGGAAGTGATGGCCCCTTCCTAGAGGCTGGAGCACCCACCTGCCCCTCTGAGCTGGGCACTGGACACCAGGCAGGAGCACTCGGCCCTCTGCTCGCCCACCACCCCTCTGCTTTGTGGATTGTCCCAAGCTGGCTGCCGGCCCCTCCCCAGGGCTTAACATGGGGCCTCTGGGCTGCATTGACTGGTTCTCCTCTTAGAATCAGGGTCTCCCCGCCTGACCTATAATGAGGGCAATAAACTGTCATCCGTGCCAAAGCTTCAGAAAAGAAGGGTCTGGATGATCTNNNNNNNNNNNNNNNNNNNNNNNNNNNNNNNNNNNNNNNNNNNNNNNNNNNNNNNNNNNNNNNNNNNNNNNNNNNNNNNNNNNNNNNNNNNNNNNNNNNNTCCTCCCTgcaggccccagcccccaccccctcctccctgcagctCCAGCCCCTCACCTCGGCTTGGATAATGTTCCAGGCGTTCTTAAGCCCCACGTTGTTCTCTGTGTTGTACAGCAACAGGCCGTCTTTCAGGTCCTTCTTGGCGTTTTCATTTACCTGTCAGGTGGAGGGCAGACCCCTGAGTCTCTTCTCTAAGTGCTCAACATAGCGATGTTTGAATACTTTTGGTGATGGGGAGCTCACTAATGCCAGAGGATTCTATTTCCTAAGACTACACAGGTAATAAGCTCCACATACCCCCCGAACTCACCTTCCCTGTGCTCCCCCCACCAAAACCTTTCATCTGGGCCTCTCCCAGCTCTCCTGCCTCCATCCTCCTTCCTCAGAGGtactctctgtccctgctccccCTCTGGCTTGTCCTGACCCCACCCCACGTGTA is from Suricata suricatta isolate VVHF042 chromosome 10, meerkat_22Aug2017_6uvM2_HiC, whole genome shotgun sequence and encodes:
- the TSPAN9 gene encoding tetraspanin-9 isoform X2, which translates into the protein MARGCLCCLKYMMFLFNLIFWLCGCGLLGVGIWLSVSQGNFATFSPSFPSLSAANLVIAIGTIVMVTGFLGCLGAIKENKCLLLSFFIVLLIILLAELILLILFFVYMDKVNENAKKDLKDGLLLYNTENNVGLKNAWNIIQAEMRCCGVTDYTDWYPVLGENTVPDRCCMENSQGCGRNTTTLLWTTGCYEKVKTWFDDNKHVLGTVGMCILIMQILGMAFSMTLFQHIHRTGKKYDA